The Corallococcus exiguus genome has a window encoding:
- a CDS encoding RNA polymerase sigma factor, whose protein sequence is MNDELRALILEAQDGSVRAFELLVSSHLPRVRRFARAFAASDSDVDDLAQEALVKVYKNLRSFRFQSAFQTWLYSVVRNAFYDATRSRAGRERSREEPLEQDHTKAASDAESADEGMMRAQERDRLWRALRGLPQEFRTAVVLFDVEGHSYEEVADIEGVPVGTVKSRLSRGRAHLKALLAGGQGPGGPEDDAPVGTSGQDISSHAARSRK, encoded by the coding sequence GTGAACGACGAGCTGCGCGCACTCATCCTCGAAGCCCAGGACGGCAGCGTGCGTGCCTTTGAGCTGCTCGTGTCCTCGCACCTGCCGCGCGTGCGCCGCTTCGCGCGGGCCTTCGCCGCGTCGGATTCGGACGTGGATGACCTGGCGCAGGAAGCGCTGGTGAAGGTCTACAAGAACCTGCGCTCGTTCCGCTTCCAGTCCGCGTTCCAGACGTGGCTCTATTCGGTGGTGCGCAACGCGTTCTATGACGCCACCCGCAGCCGCGCCGGCCGCGAGCGCTCCCGCGAGGAGCCGCTGGAGCAGGACCACACGAAGGCGGCGTCGGACGCCGAGTCCGCGGATGAAGGAATGATGCGCGCCCAGGAGCGGGACCGGCTGTGGCGGGCGCTCCGGGGGCTGCCGCAGGAGTTCCGCACGGCGGTGGTGCTCTTCGACGTGGAGGGCCACAGCTATGAAGAGGTGGCGGACATCGAAGGGGTGCCCGTGGGCACCGTGAAGTCGCGCCTGTCGCGGGGCCGGGCGCACCTGAAGGCCCTGCTGGCGGGGGGCCAGGGCCCTGGCGGCCCGGAAGATGACGCGCCGGTGGGAACATCCGGGCAGGACATTTCGTCGCATGCTGCGAGGAGCAGGAAATGA
- a CDS encoding DUF1338 domain-containing protein: MTTSASDASRLLDLLWERYASEVPFARTFVTLSGGHFRNDHVAFRTLARPEGGIALFSRVFERFGWKPAGAYTFPDAHLSAIYLSHPDGLPRVFLSELKQEELSPRARALLAALPVDPPPPEDVESLAAWFTAPTPPEEAALLELEKETQYGAWLLAFGRKVNHFTGAVDDVEAWQRRMREAGVPMKADIEGEPGTSLRQTATHAAPLPLTLRGGGTRAWPYAYFEIAQRSGGFDGFLGPQARALFDMTKRG; the protein is encoded by the coding sequence ATGACGACCTCCGCTTCCGACGCCTCGCGGCTGCTGGACCTGCTGTGGGAGCGCTACGCCTCCGAAGTCCCCTTCGCGCGCACCTTCGTGACGCTGTCCGGGGGACACTTCCGCAACGACCACGTCGCGTTCCGCACCCTCGCGCGGCCGGAGGGAGGCATCGCCCTCTTCTCTCGTGTGTTCGAGCGGTTCGGGTGGAAGCCGGCCGGCGCGTACACGTTCCCGGACGCGCACCTGTCCGCCATCTACCTGTCGCATCCGGACGGACTGCCGCGCGTCTTCCTGTCCGAGCTGAAGCAGGAGGAGCTGTCGCCGCGCGCCCGCGCGCTGCTCGCCGCGCTGCCAGTGGATCCACCGCCGCCGGAGGACGTGGAGTCGCTCGCCGCGTGGTTCACGGCGCCGACGCCGCCGGAGGAAGCCGCGCTGCTGGAGCTGGAGAAGGAGACGCAGTACGGCGCGTGGCTGCTGGCCTTCGGCCGCAAGGTGAATCACTTCACCGGCGCGGTGGACGACGTGGAGGCGTGGCAGCGGCGCATGCGCGAAGCGGGCGTGCCCATGAAGGCGGACATCGAGGGCGAGCCCGGCACTTCGCTCAGACAGACGGCCACGCACGCGGCCCCGCTGCCCCTGACGCTCCGGGGCGGAGGCACGCGTGCATGGCCGTATGCGTACTTTGAAATCGCCCAGCGCTCGGGAGGGTTCGACGGGTTCCTGGGGCCGCAGGCCCGCGCGCTGTTCGACATGACGAAACGGGGCTGA